ttattaaattgttgaTAAATACAataactattcaaaatgtaacgcCTTCATTTCATTTCCTAGAACGACGCTCCTGAGGCTGAAGAGCAAAAATAGATTGGATTAAGAGACATACacgatatatagatttttatattgaTTTGGAATGTTCGGTATTATAGGTAAGCAAGAAAATGAAAGTCCGATTAAACCGTAACGAGATTATTTTGAAATACAACCAAATATTCTCAGTCAAATTTTGTTGACCAAAAAGTGAAATCATGCAATGTTGATTGTATCATATTCAGagattaatatataaggcttacaTATGAAACGGATCCCTTACTTAAGTGCatgaactgcagagagagagagagagagagagagagagagagagagagagagagagagagagagagagagtggtagctTTCAGACTTAAACGATAATCTGATACAAGACAAGACAAGGAGACACACGCGAAGCGAACCAGTCCTCAGGTAAGCCTCTGGCCCGGGTCAAGCGAACTAGAGAAAGTGCAAAATTTGAAATAACCGTACAACTAGGACTAGGTTAATCGGCGCGTTGTATATCTAGAACTCTCAATTGCGCAGTCGACTTTACTAAAGGAATGAACTTGATGAAAGCACCAGCAGTTTGAAGGCTGTGAAGGACTAAGCATCTGAAGATAACAGGCTATCAAATTTTTTCAGCATAAGTAATACTGAAGACTGTAGAACTCATTGTTTTTTGTTGTGATATTTCTTACTGTTCATGAAAGAAATGATGAAACTACActgtttattataaatatcaaatatatatatatatatatatatacagtatatatatatatatatatatatatgtactgtatacatatatatatatatatatatatatatatatatatatatatatatgtatatatatatatatatacagtatatatatatatatatttatataaatatatatatatatatatatatatatatatatatatatatgtactgtatacatatatatatatatatatatatatatatatatatatatatatatatatatatatatatatatatatatatatatatatatatatatatatatatatatatatatatatatatatatatatatatatatatatatatatatatatatatatcatacaaactcCAGTATTTGGTGGTGCTAATACCGGTTGCATGCAGATAAACAGATAGTTATTTGCACTTATCAGTACCCAAATGGTCATATCTGCGAAAATAATACGCAAGTCGGCAATTTTGTTGTTTATAATGCATGTTGTTTTATCTAAACTAAAAGCCTTTATCTCATTCTCCCAAAATATCTAAAGCAATGAAGACATTCCAATTTACTATTTTttgttctttcctttttttttaacctgGAGATGAAAAACCAGTTTTAGACAGTGCATGGGCGTTCCTTTAGGCGTTGGAAAGTACCTGGTTCCAATGTCTTCATTAATGAAATTCAAGGTCCCAGGGTGACCTTCCTGTGCCCAATTTGCATAAAGGgttttcaaaggtcgctcatgaatggtcgaggtaagggacagtggcaatggcctgtagactgaccatatatacatatgatcaccacccaagcactctctccacctaagcttgaaccatggaggaccaggcaatggctgttgatgactcagcaggtaggcccaTAGGCTAGCCCaaacacccttagctcacaaggatggggaggttgcgggCTACCGAGCTTAAGGCTagttcgagccccagtctggcagatcaccaagtagggacttATCCAATGGGCTACCACAACACTAAAGTAGTTATTCTTTGGCTAAGAGGATCATCCCTCCCGAAAGTTCACGCGTATATAGGCAATAATTCGGAAGAGTTCAGAAGACTATACATATGGAGGACTTTTTTATAGTCTACCAACGCCTACCTATTAGAAAACACTCAACTGGCTTAAGAGACCTAAACTTTTCCTATGCTGAATAAAGGGTTGTCATAgtaatgaatactctctctctctctctctctctctctctctctctctctctctctctctctctctctctctctcaacaaacatgCAGAACAGGTGAGGTCGTGTCCTATTGCTACCTATAACCCGCTTTAAGGAGTAATAAAGATTTtacgtccttatttcctttcatgtcTCCACGCCTATGCACTCGAGAGAGTACAACTAGACTAGAAAATATCTTATTTGGGGACAAGATTGCTTAGCCTTTTATTTTATCACTTTTACGCACATTAATAATAACAtgacaataatatcattattaatatcattactatattcgttattatcattagtagtggtagtagcagtagtattagttattgtaataataatgataatagtaataataataatagtagtagtagtagtagtagtagtagttgtagtagtagtagtagtgtatgttgtgaaaataatatcaacaacaacaataacaatgatattaataataataaaagtactaaaaaaaataatgataataataatattaataacaataataataataataataataataataataacaataataataataataatgataataacaatagtaatgataattataatactactactactattactactaataataatagcagcagcagcagcagcatcagtagcagtagtagtagtaatagtagtagtagtaagattaGAGACCTTGACGAAAATATTCTCTGAATGGGTTAATCATCATGTGATTGAGCAAGTTTTTATTCCTTTTTGTACTCCCTTTTTCGAGACTGTAGCAAACCAAGGCCACTTTCTAAATGAGTTTTAGTACACCACATCTACTTTATAGCGCTCTATTTGGCAGGGTAACAAGGGTAACGAGGATGTGTGgcctattatttatttataattatatatacacacatacccacacatatatatatgtatatagatgtgtgtgtgtaatttatatatatatatatatatatatatatatatatgtatatatatatgtatatatatgtatgtatgtatatatataatttctctgtatatgtatatatatatatatatatatatatatatatatatatatatggtaaatatacagtatatatgtatattcaaatgtacacatacacatatactgtatatatatatatatatatatatatatatatatatatacatatatatatatatacatatatatatatatatatatatttatatatatatgcatatattcattcatcatatatatatatacacacacacacacacacatatatatatatatatatatatatatatatatatatatatatatacatacatacatatagatagatagatagatagatagatatatgcacacacaagtatgtatatatataatttatatataaatatatatttatatgtgtagttgtgtgtgtttgtatatctatatatatatatatatatatatatatatatatatatatatatatatatatatatatacgtatatatatattgtatatgcatgcgTGAATACCTTTTGTAGCCTTATGCTTACACCCACACACAGAGGGTGTCTCCTGAGTGTCTGAACCTTTCCAATCTCCACATATATTTTAGTATTCATTTAGATGATGTGACAGTAATTAGCAAGGAATGAATGATTAATTAAGTTTGCAATTAAAGTAGACGACCATCATATATTTACTGATACAAAGACAAACAGATaactttttattttgcattccagTTAGCATCCAATTCTTAGACATTATTTTCAATTACTCAATGCTCAAAAAGTACTATCAAAGTTAAGTTTTGCTCTTAAAGTGtttataaaaagacatacatataaaCAGACAGACAGTTAGACAAAGAATTAAATAGCAGAAGAGACCAAcaactaatattttcttttccattaatGTTTCTTCCGTTATAATTTTTTCATGACTTTCTCATTAGAAATATTTGATTCATTATTAActcttattatcctttttattacttgccaagctacaaccctagttggaaaagcaggatgctataagcccgaggactccaacagggataataacccagtaaggaaaggaaacaggaaaaataaaaaattttaagaatgataacatcaaaataaatatttcctatataaactataaaaaaactatcaaaataagtggaagagaaataagatagaatagtgtgaccgcgtgtaccttcaagcaagagaactctaacccaagacagtggaagaccatagttcagaggctatggtactaacatTACCTTTTCCCATCTTTTCTTTGAGCTCTTCATTTTTACAAGAAATCATTAATTTCTTAAGCACTTCATTTTCACTTTGATTTTTCACTTTCTTCTCCAACTTCCTTAAATACCCTTTTCAATTAGCAATCAGTAGAAATGAAAGTGCATTCTTTTGCTACCTCCTctcatatgcataaataaattctttattttgaACAAGAAAGAGTCTCACCTCTTCAGCCACCCTTTACCCTCCAGCTCTCATATCAGTACCCATGAATGTAGCGATTGACTAATTCTATGTAGCAACCGTGAAAGAAAAACTCGCTCGCGAGGCAGACGTTCGACTCCACCAGGATCCAGTGAGGCACTGGATCCTGGGCTCCACCTACCTTGCCCTGGCGGCTTATATAATGGGCTTCTAGGCCGACTAAGTCAACAGACTCACTCCGAGACTCTACACGTCAACATGGTTTCTAAGGTATTAGGGAATGgattatatagaaatgtatatagtTTTCGTTGCCTTCATGTACCAATTTGATATTTACTAACCTCTCTAAGGATACAAAACTATTTCTTTAAAAtctaaaatgtttttataatgtcTAAGAAATCCCTCTAAAATTCTTACTCTAGATTTCAAATTATTCATTTctattcagtagtagtagtagtagtagtagtagtagtagttttttatagttatagatacactttttttttgctaaaattttGTTATAGAAAATTTTTTTgcatgtctttttatatatatcgttattatatatttgttattcatcaaaatataagaATAGTTTTTCTCACATGTATATCACAACATATCACGATACATAATGTTCATGGTATTTTCCTATATATTGACGGACATATTTCATATACCAATTGTCCTCAATTTGGGAACATCCACGTGTACAGaaaattttatattgaaaatttcaAGTAGATATAATTAAACTGTCCGGTAGATTACCGAGtaggagaaaataaaattatagaagACTAGCCGAAAATGTTCACTCATTTGGTATGTTTTAATAAACTATATTACTAGATTAAATTCAATGATCAAAATAATTCAGACTAAAAGATCCATCTCGTGTTGTTTTTTTTAGCCTACCAATATAACTACCTCCAATTTCTTAGAATAATAAACAGTTCTATTATCAAAGATCCTAGGGTCTCCTTTATCAGGATAATGATGAGTTGAGAAACATATACCAGAAAACGTTGCCTAAGTAAAAAGACACACTGAAAATACATAATATAAGATCATGCTTCAGAAACGTTGATCCTAGCATTGTATGTCTATCTTTGGAGCCAAAACAATAATTTCCTTTGATGTTTCCAGTATTCATAGAATATTTGACCTTTTTCCAGGTTATCTTGGTTGTGTTGGGTTTGGCTGCCCTGGTTGCAGCTGACGACAGCTTCGAAACATACAGATATGCTCCACCAAGGGTGAGTACTCAAATTTCCTTCAGCAAATTAAGCAAAATATCTATAATAGagattttaaattatatttcatatacaaaacaaTGGATTGACCACTGAAATATCTTACTCAAAAGTCAAGAAGAATGTAAACTAATgataatattctttattatttctataGCTTTCATCTGGCTCTCGGGAATCCGAATCCTTTGAGTCCGGTGAGGCCAAATACAACTTCAACTGGGCTGTCAGCGACGACTCCTCCAGCAACGAATTCggacaccaggaagcccgtgatgaagacaacactcagggatcctactacgtccagCTTCCCGACGGTCGCCTCCAGAAGGTGTCCTTCCACGTTGATGGCGACGATGGATACATCGCTGAAGTCACCTACTCCGGTGAGGCTCAGTTCCCCTCCTCCGAATCCGCCTCTTTCGAATCTCGTGAGGCTCCCAGGAGGACCTACTATGCTCCCGACTCCAACGAATCCAAGTAAACCCGGGAATCGAATCTTTAAAGGTCTGCCGGAACGAACACAACGATCGTacaaatttatgaatatttatatctaatttatGCAAATAAATCTTGAATAAATTAAGGAAGGTATGATTTGCCCTTTTTCCAACTGATTTCCAAAGAGAGATTTATAATTACAATGTTGATATTTACTTGTCCCGAACTTCAAGCGTAACAGAATGATTTTAGCTTTACGAcatacactaaatttcaaaataattttagaaatacacacacacacacacacacacacacacatatatatatatatatgtatgtatgtatgtatgtatatatatatatatatatatatatatatatttatatatatatgtatatatatatagttagatagatggatagatacaaatgtgtactgtttatacaaatagatataagtgtgtgtatatatatatatatatatatatatatatatatatatatatatatatttatttatatacatatatatatacatgtgtgtatatatatatttatacatatacatatatatacacatatataccgtatatatatatatatatatatatatatatattatatatatatatatatatatatatatatatatatatattctacgactTTATAGCTTGTCCTAGAAGAATTAAGTTCAATCTCGTTATTTTAGTTGTGCCGGTAAGAAAGTATTCCTAATTTTATAATAGTACCAAAATAGATAACTTGATGAAATTATTAGTAGCAATGTATATATTAGCTAGGACTGAAATAGCTTTGATGAATAAGAACAAGATCGACTTCTCTTTCATTATATAGAGATCATTCTTGTTTATGTATAATAATAGTTGTTAAAGATTCATTTGTAAAACATGTTGATAAAAATAGTTTCATAGAAAGTAAATAAAAGTTAACCAAGTGCATTCAAAATTTATTGGTTGCCTTTGGAGGGCTCTTCTAATGGGgaacaataccccccccccccccaactacccccccccccccacccggagTACCAAAGGATGCGTGTACAAAAAGCAGTCTCCGAGTTTTTAAACCCTAAGGAGATTTGTAAATACCACTGAAAAGACTACTTTGGACACGCTACCACGACACTCCGAAGGCGTATGATGACCCACAGAAATCAGGGGGCAATAAACTTACGCTATATTATATCCACGACTGGATACCTTCCTTGAAGAAATTAATTAACGGAACCCAAATTGTTCACAGAGCATCTACGGCAGACTCATAATAGTTGAAGCTAATAGCTGTAATTATCGCCCTGCACAGGCCAACACCTAATGTATCTGAGTAcgtacgcacgtatatatatatatatatatatatatatatatatatatatatatatatatatatataatttatatatatatgtatatatatatatatatatatgtgtgtgtgtatatatacacatatatatatacatatatatatatatatatatatatatatatatatatatatatatatatatatatatatatatttatatatgtataaatacacacatacacacacacacacacacacatatatatatatatatatatatatatatatatatatatatatatatatatatatatatatatatatatattgtgaataacaTAGCCTCTGGTTAGTTACATTGAAGCAGACACCAGGGAACACTGAGCAGGAGTTTTTGAGAAAAGGAATCTATATGAAAATCAAATTCTGGTTCCAAGGAACCTATTCATTTCTGTATGTACACAATGAAATAAAAGATTGAAACTCAAGATCACAAATATGATAAAGATTAGGAAACAGAAAGTAATGGAGAACCTAAAAATAGAAAAGTTAACGTAGTCGGAGTAATCTAACATTATTTGAAGAACGCGAGAAAAAGACTGTTGGATTCTAATTGATTCAATAAAGATTCTACATGGTGTACATCATACAGTACTATGAAAGTGTAAaaatgtaacgtccctgactggtgaacgccagactggggttcgagtccctctcagactcgttaatttctttggtcgctgcaactttatcagtcttgtgagctaaggatggggtgtttggaggagtctataggcctatctactgagtcattggcagccattgcttggccctccttgaggtctatctactgagttataggcaaccattgcgtggccctccttggtcctagcttgggtggagagggggcttgggcgctgatcatacgtttatatggtcagtcttagggcattgtccttgaaagggcaatgtcactgtcccttgcctctgtcattcatgagcggtcttaatACCTTTAAACTCTTGTCAAGAACCGTTAAGAAACATGTATTACCAATACAGAGCTTACGGCAGACGTAAGATTTGACATCAGATTAACATGTATTGGTGAATTGGATGTGGTGATGACTGAAATAAGTTTAGTGAACTACGCAGAATCTAGATGTCAAAATGTCATGGAATAGTCCGCACCCTTGACCAAATGTATGGCGAAATTTCTAAATCGGAGTtagtaagtcatatatatatatatatatatatatatatatatatatatatatatatatatatatatatatatatataaatatatctatctatctatctatctatctatctatctatctatatatatatatatatatatatatataaatatatatatacatttatttatatatctaaaaatgGTGAATTCCTAACTTAAAATAAATGTTGATAATGGTAATTGAAGAACAAGCAAAGATATTTAATTCTTGGCAGCCCCCTGGTGAATTGTAATATTGAATGTAgatataaattatgtaaaatatagtTATTAAGGAAACTTTAATTATTTGACAaactatatagaaataaaatatcgaAAAAACTCTCCTGAGTCATATAACATCAAGTATCAGAAAACATAAGACTGGGATTTTCAAGGTTTCAGAAATCGTTACAAAAAGGTGATTTAAAGATTACTTAAGGAATTATTGCAGGCTAAATTTACGTGGAATTGTAACCAtgttatatgttataaattgtaagaatgtaaagacgtatttaatatatataaaaaaaatataattattaactaGAATATAAGAACCAACCAACCTgctagttaggtgataactgaggcgAGTTGAATACAACtacactttattaaacaatcatcgaatttatatacagcgacttgcgaggaagaacgtcgcaaagattcaaaagtttaaactagcatgataacacagcgAGTTATAATATAAAAACcaaaaccgttacaatgtacgagtgtgtatgaaacacgtgcggtacagtgtgGTAAATGTCTGAGATTATGTATGTGGGTATGTTCTAAGCCAAATTTCATTTCTGTCGTTTTCATGTAAAGCCTTGAGAATATGTTCTTGACATTCAGATATTCTGCAGTAAATTATCGTAAAACAAATggtattttactaataataatgaaatgcaCCCCGTGCAAACTTAATGTACGTCATCAGCATATCGTCTTGAACTTCAAATTTTACAGCTGTGCTTACAAACTGATGAAAAATAAGACTATCTCTTATCCTTGAATTTGATTAAATATCTTAATCCAACAAAGAGTATCTGAAAGAAGTTCACCAATGCAGGTGACACCATATAACTAGTGTAGAAGAACAAACAACATATTTACAGTATAGATATGTGAAGATTTTACACTTTGagctaagaataaaaaatatagtcCATCTAAGAtagttaatatattaatataatttgatGTTCATTAAACGAATATCATCAAAATATATGTAAAACTGCATTTTACTTAAATCGTTAATCACATATCATTgataaattccagaaaaaaaatcaactatttcagctcttggtaattttattccagaattttaatctctctctctctctctctctctctctctctctctctctctctctctctctctctctctctctctctctctctctctctctctctctctctatatatatatatatatatatatatatatatatatagtatatagtatatatatatatatgtatatatatatatatatatatatatatatatatatataagtatatatatatatatatatatatatatatatatatatacttatatatatatatatatatatatatatatatacatatatatatatatatatatatacatataagtttgtatgtatatgtatatattgcatattcatacacacatatatgtatatatatatatatatatatatatatatatatatatatatatatatatatatatatatatatatatatatatatatatatgtatatatatacatatatgtgtgtgtataaatatgtaatatatacatatacatacaaacatatatatatatatatatatatatatatatatatatatatatatatattctttccttgcCGTCTTTCATTGTTTTACACTTCATTCAGTCTGTTAACTGGATATAACCAGTGATTTACCAAAGCATACACTTAGATTACCTTGACCTCTCTTATGAAAAGCTCTGTGTTCTTCTGCTTTTCCCATATTGGTATTATAAACGTAGCGATTGACCAATTCTCCGCAGTAGTATTTAGCAAAAAACCGAATCTGGATCAGACGAGCGACCCCACCTACATGGCCTCGTAGGCATATATATACTGGGCGTTGGACGGGACAACGCTACAGACTCGCTTTGAGACTTCATTTGAACAACATGGTTTCTAAGGTATTTGCTATGGGATTTTACTCTTTGCTAAGGGATTCTATTCTTTGTTAAGGGATGCTGCTCTTTGCTAAGGGGTTCTACTTGTAGCTAAGGGATTCTATTCGCTGGTTAGTGATGCTACTCTTTGCTAAGGGATTTTACTGTTTTCTAACGGATCTTACTATTTTTAACGAATTTTATTCTTTGCTAAGTGATTCTATTTTCTGTTAAGGGATGCTACTCTCTGTTGAGGTATTCTACTGTTTCTAAGGGATTCTATTCTCTGGTAAATGATTCTATTCTTTGCTAAGAGATAATACTTTCTTTTGATTACATTAGGGAATCTGGAGAACCCAAAGATACCACATGGGTGTTTGTTGATTTCGGGATGCTTAGATCATTTTCGTGGTTTTTCTAACTGAcgtatgccagagaacttcaaatcaatcaatcaatttaattGACGTTCAACGGAAAAGAGTATTTTCTTCAAACTGCGCCTATAGATCTAATTGATATTTGTATTAATTTCTTAATACACATTACAATTCTTAGCATTTAGGATTTTAGAGTGTCGACCGATAAGAGCCATTTACTATCATTTATTAatgatcattttattattattaggatatgaGACCTGTTTATTCCATTGAACACAAAGAACTGAAAACCTTCACTAATAAACATTATAGTCTATCATAATAATTTATGTCATTTGTCAATGTAGGGAAGTTTGGTTTTATCGCACATTTCAAGTACACTATATGTCAAATGACTCTTACCTTAATTTGTTGGCCATAATctaactgtctattaaatttcttatccactATTTGTATATCAACCTATGCCACCTATGCCACATTTTGCACGttgtataacattttatataagttTGACTATCCATTGCATTCAGCTCTCTCCAGATTATTCTATCCACTAATTAGTATctatttttttcaaaggttttccCTTTCCCTCGTAATACTTATTAATATGCAGTTTTCTTGCGACTGATACCAAATTCATTATTCCAATCAAATGGTTAAAAAGGataaacttcagaagtttaaactttgaATGACTTTCGTTCTGTAGAGCTGGTTGACATTAATATCGTTTCCTAGTCTGCTTCACTATTTACCACTTATAATTTCATTGAAAGGCTAACACTTAAAAATTTTGAGTCTTCAGAAGATGATTTcgaatatttcatctttttttttcatttcaaaacatggtaTTGAACATAAGAAACTTTACAGCAATTAATTATCATTtagattattttcattaatacatttatttta
Above is a window of Palaemon carinicauda isolate YSFRI2023 chromosome 30, ASM3689809v2, whole genome shotgun sequence DNA encoding:
- the LOC137623717 gene encoding pro-resilin-like gives rise to the protein MVSKVILVVLGLAALVAADDSFETYRYAPPRLSSGSRESESFESGEAKYNFNWAVSDDSSSNEFGHQEARDEDNTQGSYYVQLPDGRLQKVSFHVDGDDGYIAEVTYSGEAQFPSSESASFESREAPRRTYYAPDSNESK